A region from the Desulfomarina profundi genome encodes:
- a CDS encoding NUDIX hydrolase — protein MYTPIVATLGYIMSPDGRQTLLVHRNKRKDDQHLGKYNGLGGKMMPEEDIHTCLLREIREEAGIICENVVLRGTVNWTGFGPKGENWFGFIYRIDSFLGTPKMTNEEGDLCWVNVADILDLPMWEGDRFFLPLVFDDDPRVFHGYMPYDNGRPLDWKYSRI, from the coding sequence ATGTATACTCCTATAGTTGCGACTCTTGGTTATATAATGTCTCCCGATGGCCGGCAGACGCTGCTGGTTCATCGCAATAAAAGAAAAGATGATCAGCATCTCGGCAAATATAATGGCCTGGGAGGCAAGATGATGCCGGAAGAGGATATTCATACATGTCTGCTTCGGGAAATACGGGAAGAGGCCGGTATTATTTGTGAAAATGTTGTACTGCGGGGAACCGTCAACTGGACGGGTTTTGGCCCGAAGGGGGAAAACTGGTTTGGTTTCATCTACAGAATAGACAGTTTCCTGGGAACTCCGAAGATGACCAATGAAGAGGGAGATCTCTGTTGGGTCAATGTTGCTGATATCCTGGATCTTCCAATGTGGGAGGGGGACCGATTTTTTCTTCCTCTGGTTTTTGACGATGATCCACGGGTGTTTCACGGGTATATGCCGTATGATAATGGACGGCCACTGGACTGGAAGTATTCCCGGATCTGA
- a CDS encoding OmpA family protein: MLKSVKILLPALICVSVMVLSGCGKKTDTEKAVAVETNNEAMGAEESLDSKPLGISEGRTTEGMLPVYFNFDSSEIKADQVPRIEVNAEFIKKTDMNVRIEGNCDPRGTNEYNMALGERRALSAKKYLVNLGVDESRLSTVSYGEERMLLHGHDELSWSQNRRDDFVVVQ; encoded by the coding sequence ATGTTAAAAAGCGTAAAAATTCTGTTGCCGGCCTTAATATGTGTTTCCGTCATGGTTCTTTCGGGTTGTGGCAAAAAAACTGATACGGAAAAAGCTGTAGCAGTGGAAACCAATAATGAGGCCATGGGAGCTGAAGAGTCTCTGGATTCCAAGCCGTTGGGAATCAGTGAAGGTCGCACAACCGAAGGAATGTTGCCGGTCTACTTTAATTTTGATTCATCGGAGATTAAAGCTGACCAGGTACCCCGGATTGAAGTGAATGCTGAATTTATTAAAAAGACTGATATGAATGTCCGCATTGAAGGCAATTGTGACCCGCGTGGCACGAACGAATACAATATGGCACTGGGAGAGCGTCGGGCCCTGAGTGCAAAAAAATATCTTGTTAATCTCGGAGTGGATGAGTCACGGTTGAGCACTGTATCCTACGGTGAAGAGAGGATGCTGCTCCACGGTCATGATGAGTTGTCCTGGTCCCAGAACAGAAGAGATGATTTTGTAGTTGTTCAATAA
- a CDS encoding HDOD domain-containing protein, producing MSTANLFIDKFTDIQPLPHVVTTLSALIADSESTIKDFEEVIKMDPILVTRLLRLVNSPYYGLAQKVDSIGRAVAFIGMKNLHNLAVTDALKTIFDEPPENTAIFSKTRLWIHSAVVSICAKMVAERIFGVNGDDAYLCGILHDFGLLVEEQVEKENFHEICSTCTSTRNLIILEREHFGTDHCEIGYFMSLDWNMPENTVAAIRDHHTIMEDVDPASLTGIIQISEFIADKLQFSTLPDIETVISPPLLEHLKENMDEYSVLMEDLPAEIENAQSIYG from the coding sequence ATGTCAACAGCAAACCTATTTATTGATAAATTTACAGATATTCAACCCCTTCCCCATGTGGTAACCACCCTGTCAGCACTTATTGCGGACAGCGAATCGACCATCAAGGATTTCGAGGAAGTGATCAAGATGGATCCGATCCTGGTAACCAGACTGTTACGTCTGGTAAACAGTCCCTATTACGGCCTGGCCCAGAAAGTTGACTCCATAGGACGAGCTGTGGCTTTCATCGGCATGAAAAACCTCCACAACCTTGCCGTGACCGATGCTCTGAAAACCATCTTTGACGAACCTCCCGAAAATACTGCTATTTTTTCAAAAACACGGTTGTGGATACATTCCGCCGTCGTTTCCATCTGTGCAAAGATGGTGGCTGAACGCATCTTCGGTGTTAATGGTGATGATGCCTATCTTTGTGGTATTTTACATGATTTTGGTCTTCTGGTAGAAGAACAGGTTGAAAAGGAAAATTTCCATGAAATCTGTTCCACCTGTACTTCAACACGTAATCTGATCATACTTGAAAGAGAGCACTTCGGAACGGATCACTGCGAAATCGGCTATTTCATGAGCCTTGACTGGAATATGCCTGAAAACACGGTGGCGGCGATCAGAGACCATCACACAATCATGGAAGACGTGGATCCGGCAAGCCTCACAGGAATAATACAGATTTCCGAATTTATCGCCGACAAACTGCAGTTTTCAACCCTGCCCGATATCGAGACAGTGATCTCGCCTCCCCTCCTTGAACACCTCAAGGAAAATATGGATGAATACTCGGTACTTATGGAAGATCTTCCGGCAGAAATTGAAAACGCCCAGTCAATATACGGTTAA
- the gmk gene encoding guanylate kinase encodes MKKGRLFVISAPSGAGKTTILKRVITRIPRLVFSISHTTRRPRPGEVDGRDYYFTDRTRFLEMVEQNRFLEYAEVHANHYGTSREGVDEQLGKGMDVILDIDVQGAAILRKSGSVDGAHVFIAPPGLAELERRLRSRGTESEEQLLVRLANAEKEMRAAGEYDYLIVNNQLDEAVDLLCSIIVAERARFFRLPSGEAVKGILE; translated from the coding sequence ATGAAAAAGGGGAGGTTGTTTGTGATTTCAGCTCCTTCCGGGGCCGGCAAGACAACAATTCTAAAACGGGTGATAACACGCATCCCTCGCCTTGTGTTTTCCATTTCACACACTACGCGCAGGCCCAGACCGGGGGAAGTGGATGGCAGAGATTATTATTTTACGGACCGGACCCGGTTTCTTGAAATGGTGGAGCAGAATCGTTTCCTTGAATATGCGGAGGTGCATGCCAATCATTACGGAACCAGTCGGGAAGGTGTTGATGAACAGTTGGGAAAGGGTATGGATGTGATTCTGGATATTGATGTTCAGGGGGCGGCAATACTGAGAAAATCCGGATCAGTGGACGGTGCCCATGTGTTTATTGCTCCGCCCGGGCTTGCTGAACTCGAAAGAAGATTGCGCTCACGGGGAACGGAAAGTGAGGAGCAGCTCCTGGTGAGACTGGCCAATGCAGAAAAAGAGATGCGGGCCGCAGGTGAGTATGACTACCTGATTGTCAATAATCAACTGGATGAAGCCGTCGATCTGCTCTGTTCCATTATTGTAGCCGAGCGGGCACGTTTTTTTCGCCTCCCATCGGGGGAAGCGGTAAAAGGAATTTTGGAGTAA
- a CDS encoding OmpH family outer membrane protein — translation MVLRKLTMLLAFFAVISFTVQNGFSADVKIGVMNVQKVIIGCSAGKAAKIRFEKKMKELQAKFKEEENSLRALQEEIKKKSSAWSEEKKAEKIREFKKNGRELKAKTDDARFEMKQMQDKELEPILKALEKVVKKFGKENGYTIILDSKNGVIYFADKIDISDAIIKKLNEAMAKK, via the coding sequence ATGGTCCTGCGCAAATTAACAATGCTTCTTGCCTTTTTTGCAGTTATCAGTTTTACAGTGCAAAACGGTTTCAGTGCCGATGTAAAGATCGGAGTGATGAATGTCCAGAAAGTAATTATTGGGTGCAGTGCGGGGAAAGCGGCCAAAATTCGTTTTGAAAAGAAAATGAAGGAACTGCAGGCCAAATTCAAGGAAGAGGAAAATTCCCTGCGGGCCCTGCAGGAAGAAATAAAGAAAAAAAGTTCTGCCTGGAGTGAGGAAAAAAAAGCTGAAAAAATCCGTGAGTTCAAAAAGAATGGTCGTGAACTGAAGGCCAAGACAGATGACGCCCGTTTTGAAATGAAGCAGATGCAGGATAAAGAGCTGGAACCAATTCTTAAGGCTCTGGAGAAAGTTGTCAAGAAATTTGGTAAGGAAAACGGGTATACTATAATCCTGGATTCAAAGAACGGTGTTATTTACTTCGCTGACAAGATAGATATAAGTGATGCCATAATCAAAAAGCTGAATGAGGCTATGGCCAAGAAATAA
- the tyrS gene encoding tyrosine--tRNA ligase, producing the protein MVSIEKQLELIERGTVDCISREELIKKLKKSEETGVPLKVKAGFDPTAPDLHLGHTVLLQKLKHFQDLGHDIYFLIGDFTGMIGDPTGKSDTRKALTVAQVAENAESYKSQVFKILDPEKTRVVFNSTWLGKLTSYDMIKLASQLTVARMLERDDFKKRFDSGKPISIHEFLYPLIQGYDSVAMEADVELGGTDQLFNLLMGRDLQRSRGQEPQIVLTMPLLEGLDGVNKMSKSLGNYIGITESADNIYGKVLSVSDDLMFRYYELLSDLDSRDIEELADKVKDGTLHPKEVKKQLARELTARFHSSETALAAEENFEKVFKKGGVPDEIEEFICSVSEPVWLPQLLVDAALVKSTSEGRRLIKQNAVSIDGEKVMDVNRMVAPEGTPLLKVGKRRFCKVVFR; encoded by the coding sequence ATGGTTTCGATAGAAAAGCAGCTTGAACTGATAGAGCGGGGAACAGTGGATTGTATATCCCGTGAGGAACTCATCAAGAAATTGAAGAAGTCAGAAGAGACAGGTGTGCCGTTGAAGGTGAAAGCCGGTTTTGACCCCACCGCACCCGATCTGCATCTTGGTCACACTGTCCTTTTGCAGAAATTAAAACATTTCCAGGATCTGGGGCATGACATCTATTTTCTGATAGGTGATTTTACCGGAATGATAGGTGATCCCACCGGCAAGTCCGATACGAGAAAAGCGCTGACTGTGGCACAGGTTGCGGAAAATGCAGAGAGTTATAAAAGTCAGGTGTTTAAAATTCTGGATCCGGAAAAAACGCGTGTGGTTTTTAACAGCACCTGGCTCGGAAAGCTTACTTCTTATGATATGATCAAGCTTGCCTCTCAGCTGACAGTGGCCAGAATGCTTGAACGGGATGATTTTAAAAAGAGATTTGACAGCGGGAAACCCATCTCCATTCATGAGTTTCTCTATCCACTTATCCAGGGATATGATTCTGTGGCCATGGAGGCAGACGTTGAGCTGGGAGGGACGGATCAACTTTTTAACCTGCTCATGGGCAGAGACCTTCAGCGTTCCCGGGGACAGGAACCACAGATCGTACTGACCATGCCGCTTCTTGAAGGTCTGGATGGTGTTAATAAGATGTCGAAATCACTCGGTAATTATATTGGCATTACCGAATCAGCCGATAATATTTACGGCAAGGTTCTTTCTGTTTCCGATGATCTGATGTTTCGTTACTATGAACTTCTCAGTGATCTGGACAGCAGAGACATTGAAGAACTTGCAGACAAAGTGAAGGATGGGACACTCCATCCAAAAGAGGTAAAGAAACAGCTGGCCCGTGAATTGACGGCCCGGTTTCATTCATCCGAGACGGCACTTGCTGCAGAAGAAAACTTTGAGAAGGTCTTTAAGAAAGGTGGAGTTCCAGATGAGATAGAAGAATTTATCTGTTCCGTATCTGAACCTGTGTGGCTACCTCAGCTTCTTGTGGATGCAGCGCTTGTCAAATCAACGTCAGAGGGAAGACGGTTGATCAAACAGAATGCGGTCTCCATAGACGGGGAAAAAGTTATGGATGTGAACAGGATGGTGGCTCCGGAAGGAACACCGTTGCTCAAGGTCGGCAAACGACGATTCTGCAAGGTTGTTTTTCGCTGA
- the rny gene encoding ribonuclease Y — protein MDLFNSPYLFLASGLVAGLVIGFFLRKRVVEGNEKNIKAQSRQIIETAIVEAEQLKKEALLQSKEAAYKVKQALEEELQADRDELKDERRQLKRKRDGLKREWDSYDRKQLELYKNEKRLKQLKDEWQEKHKEIDNLIGKQRYELSRLAGISQEEAKKLLMDSLESEARMDAAKRLAKIENEMKVEADRKAKNILALAISRYAGDYVADRTVSVVPLPSDEMKGRIIGREGRNIRAIEAATGIDIIIDDTPEAVILSGFNPVRREVARLALLQLINDGRIHPGRIEEVVEKVTRELEVTMREAGEQSTFDVGVHGVHVELMNLLGRLKYRTSYGQNVLQHSLEVSFLCGIMASELGVDVKIAKRAGLLHDIGKAVDHEVEGSHAIIGRDLAKKYGEAEEVVYAIGAHHEDQPPQSVIDVLVQSADALSGARPGARKEMLESYVKRLEDLEAIANGYEGVEKSYAIQAGRDLRIIVDSNKVKDEEATLLSLDIAKSIEDKLTYPGQIRITVIRETRAVEYAR, from the coding sequence ATGGATTTGTTCAATTCTCCCTATTTATTTCTTGCTTCGGGTCTGGTGGCTGGTCTGGTCATTGGATTTTTTCTGCGAAAACGGGTTGTTGAGGGAAACGAAAAAAATATTAAGGCCCAAAGTCGGCAGATAATTGAAACAGCTATTGTCGAGGCCGAACAGTTAAAAAAAGAGGCGTTGCTGCAAAGTAAGGAGGCGGCCTACAAGGTCAAGCAGGCACTTGAAGAAGAACTTCAGGCTGACCGTGATGAACTCAAAGACGAGAGAAGGCAGCTGAAACGGAAACGGGACGGTCTCAAAAGAGAGTGGGACAGTTACGACAGAAAACAGCTTGAGCTGTACAAAAATGAAAAACGATTAAAGCAGCTGAAGGATGAATGGCAGGAAAAGCATAAGGAAATCGATAATCTGATTGGGAAGCAGCGATATGAACTGTCCCGTCTTGCAGGTATCAGTCAGGAGGAGGCAAAAAAACTCCTGATGGATTCTCTGGAGAGTGAGGCGAGGATGGATGCAGCCAAAAGGCTTGCCAAAATAGAAAATGAAATGAAAGTTGAGGCGGACCGGAAAGCGAAAAATATTCTGGCCCTTGCTATTTCCAGGTACGCTGGGGATTACGTGGCCGATCGGACCGTTTCGGTTGTTCCTCTGCCAAGCGATGAAATGAAGGGTCGGATAATTGGTCGCGAAGGAAGAAATATCCGGGCCATTGAAGCCGCAACCGGAATAGACATCATCATAGATGATACCCCGGAGGCGGTTATACTTTCAGGTTTTAATCCGGTTCGCCGGGAGGTTGCCCGTCTGGCCCTGCTGCAGCTTATCAATGACGGCAGAATTCACCCAGGCCGAATTGAAGAAGTTGTGGAGAAAGTTACCAGGGAACTTGAGGTGACCATGAGGGAAGCTGGGGAGCAGTCGACCTTTGATGTGGGCGTCCATGGAGTTCATGTGGAGCTGATGAACCTGCTTGGTCGTTTGAAATACAGAACAAGTTATGGGCAGAATGTTCTGCAGCATTCCCTGGAAGTCTCTTTTCTCTGCGGTATTATGGCATCGGAACTGGGTGTCGATGTAAAGATTGCCAAACGCGCCGGTCTTCTTCATGATATCGGTAAGGCTGTGGATCATGAAGTCGAAGGGTCCCATGCCATAATCGGGCGGGATCTGGCAAAGAAATACGGTGAGGCGGAAGAAGTGGTGTACGCTATTGGTGCCCACCATGAAGATCAGCCTCCCCAGAGTGTTATTGATGTACTGGTGCAGTCTGCTGATGCACTGTCGGGAGCCCGGCCGGGGGCCAGAAAAGAGATGCTTGAGAGCTATGTCAAGCGGCTTGAAGATCTGGAAGCCATCGCCAACGGATACGAGGGTGTGGAAAAATCGTATGCCATTCAGGCCGGTCGTGACCTGCGGATCATAGTGGATTCGAACAAGGTGAAGGATGAAGAGGCCACTCTGCTCAGCCTGGATATTGCTAAATCCATTGAGGATAAATTGACCTATCCCGGGCAAATTCGAATTACCGTTATTCGGGAAACACGGGCCGTGGAATATGCCAGGTAG
- a CDS encoding DUF370 domain-containing protein, producing the protein MQLLNIGFGNTVMVNRIIAVINTGSSPARKLKDVAKKAGKLIDVTEGRRTRSILVMDSNHVVLSSVQPDTINQRMQALEPQYHLGEYFAKERELTGDNS; encoded by the coding sequence ATGCAGTTATTGAATATTGGTTTTGGCAACACGGTGATGGTGAACCGAATTATAGCGGTAATCAACACGGGCTCCTCACCCGCCCGGAAACTCAAGGATGTTGCCAAAAAAGCAGGTAAGTTAATCGATGTAACAGAAGGACGACGGACCCGGTCCATTCTTGTGATGGATTCAAACCATGTGGTTCTCTCCTCTGTTCAGCCAGATACGATAAATCAGAGGATGCAGGCTCTTGAACCCCAATATCACCTGGGTGAGTATTTCGCAAAAGAGAGGGAATTAACAGGAGATAACTCATGA
- a CDS encoding molybdenum cofactor biosynthesis protein MoaE, with protein MDLNKTLKELKSRPDFTDNVGMILIHNGTVRNWSRKNRAKVSALKVTPDSEKIETLRQEYLQSEGIFDIIIKAYSGTFQPGDDLLYIIVAGDIRENIKPVLAELLDRVKAEAITKQEIILNP; from the coding sequence ATGGACCTTAACAAAACCTTGAAAGAACTGAAAAGCAGACCGGATTTTACAGATAACGTGGGAATGATCTTGATTCACAACGGTACAGTACGCAACTGGTCACGCAAAAACCGGGCAAAGGTCAGCGCACTGAAAGTCACCCCCGATTCAGAAAAAATTGAAACCCTCCGCCAAGAATATCTTCAATCTGAAGGTATTTTTGATATAATAATTAAAGCATATTCAGGAACATTTCAACCGGGTGACGATCTGCTCTATATAATCGTCGCCGGTGATATCCGGGAAAACATCAAACCAGTTCTGGCGGAACTGCTCGACCGGGTGAAGGCGGAAGCTATAACAAAACAAGAAATAATCCTGAATCCGTGA
- a CDS encoding cell division protein ZapA, protein MSEKERLVRFELMGQEYAFYTGASEEEMESILSLVRSLVKPGPAGGSGTLPVSKIAILACLNIASRYVKLKQEFKDYREDSEQRIARLNKKIGAGLAGDDTETM, encoded by the coding sequence ATGTCGGAAAAAGAAAGGCTTGTGCGGTTTGAACTCATGGGGCAGGAGTATGCTTTTTATACAGGTGCCTCGGAAGAGGAGATGGAGTCTATTCTCAGTCTTGTCCGCAGTCTTGTCAAGCCCGGTCCAGCCGGTGGTTCCGGAACCCTGCCCGTAAGCAAGATTGCCATACTGGCATGCCTGAATATTGCTTCACGTTATGTGAAACTGAAACAGGAATTCAAAGATTACAGGGAGGATTCTGAACAGCGTATAGCCCGTTTGAATAAGAAAATCGGTGCAGGGCTGGCTGGAGATGATACTGAAACCATGTAG
- a CDS encoding radical SAM protein, whose translation MFKPSAHPVLLLADSAGNITDFPELEAVGMSNGHFEKPALEDYIPLPEGSELFGLPGRLPVGWDPVEHEPVLLTEDPDRPGEQIRAVAAFMAPAHTAIYTSSYQTEKNGPTLPLFAYTAVGWQDGRFWVTAFRSDPDRRQDFDQFSQQTVEQRTRKKLKHYRNNRLVQHLGKCCLTYGCPAARNFFLGRWEAPLPTSPECNARCLGCISLQPSGCCPATQDRITFVPTPEEIAEMAVIHLQTAENPIVSFGQGCEGEPLLQADVLQQAIALIRHKTDRGTINLNSNSSRPGAVAQLADAGLDSIRVSLNSTVEKYYNRYYRPKGYCFTDVKKSIDNMKDAGRFVSLNYFILPGFTDSKVEFVSLCRFIESHSPDFIQLRNLNMDPEWYLQALHFPHDSQSMGMRTWLKELKARFPLLRFGYFNPQVNTADDYC comes from the coding sequence ATGTTCAAGCCATCTGCCCACCCGGTCCTGCTCCTGGCAGATTCTGCCGGCAACATCACGGACTTCCCTGAACTGGAAGCAGTGGGCATGAGTAATGGACACTTTGAAAAACCGGCCCTTGAAGATTATATTCCCCTGCCGGAAGGCAGCGAACTCTTTGGTCTTCCCGGGCGGCTGCCGGTTGGCTGGGACCCGGTTGAACATGAACCTGTTCTCCTCACCGAAGATCCTGACAGACCAGGGGAACAGATACGGGCCGTAGCCGCATTCATGGCACCGGCCCATACTGCCATTTACACCAGCAGCTACCAGACTGAGAAGAATGGACCAACCCTCCCTCTCTTTGCCTATACCGCGGTTGGTTGGCAGGACGGCCGTTTCTGGGTGACTGCCTTCAGAAGTGATCCGGACAGGAGACAGGATTTTGACCAGTTCAGCCAGCAGACGGTCGAGCAAAGGACCAGAAAGAAATTGAAACATTACAGAAATAACCGGCTGGTTCAGCATCTCGGCAAATGTTGTCTCACCTATGGCTGCCCTGCGGCGCGCAATTTTTTTCTTGGTCGATGGGAAGCGCCTCTCCCCACTTCTCCGGAATGCAATGCCCGCTGCCTCGGTTGTATCTCCCTTCAGCCGTCAGGATGCTGCCCTGCTACCCAGGACAGAATTACCTTTGTCCCCACCCCTGAAGAAATTGCCGAAATGGCCGTAATTCATCTGCAGACAGCAGAAAATCCCATCGTCAGCTTTGGCCAGGGATGTGAAGGGGAACCCCTGTTGCAGGCCGATGTGCTGCAACAGGCAATTGCCCTGATCAGGCACAAAACCGACAGAGGCACAATCAACCTCAACTCAAACTCGAGCAGACCCGGGGCCGTAGCGCAACTCGCTGATGCAGGCCTGGACAGTATAAGAGTCAGCCTGAACTCTACTGTCGAAAAATACTATAACCGTTATTACAGACCGAAGGGGTATTGTTTCACCGACGTAAAAAAATCAATTGATAACATGAAAGATGCCGGACGGTTTGTCTCACTCAACTATTTCATCCTGCCCGGTTTTACTGACTCGAAGGTGGAGTTTGTATCCCTGTGCCGATTTATCGAATCCCATTCTCCAGACTTTATCCAGTTGCGTAACCTTAACATGGACCCGGAATGGTATCTTCAGGCCCTGCACTTCCCTCATGATTCACAATCAATGGGCATGAGGACCTGGTTAAAAGAGCTGAAAGCTCGATTCCCGTTGCTTCGTTTCGGCTATTTTAATCCCCAGGTGAACACTGCTGATGATTATTGTTGA
- a CDS encoding lytic transglycosylase domain-containing protein, with amino-acid sequence MVLFRTIIFFIMTLGISCPVTGFSGQLFPHYPEIKKNIAFWKKIYSTYSLNDAVIHDSDNLSIIYEVIPLLDSELPGADRVNRLARKQALKHYSHLLRKIAKKKKATTSRERKILALFKGPNKFRIMAKAAENVRIQTGQRERFLQGVIRAGAYMEEMKRIFRSMKLPEELAYIPHVESSFNTRAYSKFGAAGMWQFTRGTGRQYLAINYTIDERLDPIISTRAAARYLKNSYQTLHNWPLAITSYNYGLAGMVRAVVAKENYQKIFSGYDSGHFKFASKNFYSEFLAALEVAEKLEKTSRIRKKRYPATRYLKLKGFIHIDRISSHFHLSHAKIKALNPALRPSVFTGEKLIPKGYPLRLPNTKSIRRAIASLPSTYFKKNQRRSSFHLVRRGDTAGSIARLHGISLEKLVKANNLDRYATIYIKQKLRIPQPGQPPLSEKKSRKKKKRKQALILGQPDTVPLLTAKKKNRPSARRNFITPTNNS; translated from the coding sequence TTGGTTTTATTTCGGACAATCATTTTTTTCATAATGACCCTGGGCATCTCTTGTCCCGTAACTGGATTTTCCGGACAACTGTTCCCCCATTATCCCGAAATAAAGAAAAATATCGCCTTCTGGAAAAAAATCTATTCCACTTATTCCCTGAACGATGCAGTTATACATGACTCAGATAATTTGTCCATTATTTACGAAGTAATTCCCCTGCTCGACTCCGAACTTCCAGGGGCTGACCGCGTAAACAGGCTCGCCCGCAAACAGGCCCTGAAACATTACTCACATCTTTTAAGGAAAATTGCCAAAAAGAAAAAGGCCACCACGTCCCGGGAAAGAAAAATTCTTGCCCTTTTCAAGGGACCCAATAAATTCAGGATCATGGCCAAAGCCGCAGAAAATGTTCGTATTCAGACTGGACAGCGTGAACGTTTTCTCCAGGGTGTAATCAGGGCCGGAGCCTACATGGAAGAAATGAAAAGAATATTTCGATCCATGAAACTGCCGGAAGAACTCGCCTATATTCCCCATGTTGAATCATCGTTCAACACCAGGGCCTATTCAAAATTCGGGGCTGCAGGTATGTGGCAATTCACCAGGGGAACCGGCAGACAGTATCTTGCTATCAACTATACAATCGATGAACGCCTGGATCCCATTATCTCAACACGGGCTGCCGCCCGTTACCTTAAAAATAGTTACCAGACTCTGCATAACTGGCCTCTGGCCATAACGTCCTATAATTATGGTCTGGCGGGCATGGTAAGGGCTGTGGTCGCAAAGGAGAATTATCAGAAAATTTTTTCCGGATATGACAGCGGCCATTTTAAATTCGCCTCAAAAAATTTCTACTCCGAATTTCTTGCGGCCCTGGAAGTTGCAGAAAAACTCGAGAAAACGAGCCGTATTCGAAAAAAGCGGTATCCTGCGACGCGGTACCTCAAACTCAAAGGATTTATTCATATCGACCGGATAAGCAGCCATTTTCATCTCAGCCACGCAAAGATAAAAGCACTCAACCCGGCTCTTCGTCCCTCTGTCTTCACTGGAGAGAAACTCATTCCCAAGGGTTACCCGCTCAGGTTGCCAAACACAAAAAGCATCAGAAGGGCAATAGCCTCCCTGCCATCTACTTATTTTAAGAAAAACCAGCGACGCTCTTCCTTTCATCTTGTTCGCAGAGGAGATACAGCCGGTTCAATTGCCAGACTCCACGGAATTTCACTGGAGAAACTGGTCAAAGCCAATAACCTCGACCGTTATGCAACAATTTATATCAAACAGAAATTGAGAATACCTCAACCTGGACAGCCACCTCTTTCAGAGAAGAAAAGCAGAAAAAAGAAAAAAAGAAAACAGGCTCTCATTCTGGGCCAACCCGACACTGTCCCTCTTTTGACTGCGAAGAAAAAAAACAGGCCGTCAGCCAGGCGGAATTTTATCACACCAACAAATAACAGCTGA
- a CDS encoding Fur family transcriptional regulator gives MEDLPNMRLTTQRQIILEELGKVTSHPTANEVYDMVRKRLPRIGLGTVYRNLELMAESGIILKLEVGGTQKRFDATVTPHYHIRCSSCGKVDDIDLEVQQEINEAAAKTCNYKILGHHIEFSGICSECLEKNGEQLLN, from the coding sequence ATGGAAGATTTGCCAAACATGCGACTAACGACGCAACGACAGATTATTTTGGAAGAACTGGGTAAGGTTACCTCACATCCCACTGCCAATGAAGTATACGATATGGTCCGAAAGAGACTTCCCCGTATCGGCCTTGGGACTGTTTACAGGAATCTTGAATTAATGGCCGAAAGCGGTATCATTTTAAAACTGGAAGTAGGAGGCACCCAGAAAAGATTCGACGCAACTGTCACTCCCCACTACCATATCAGGTGCAGCAGCTGTGGTAAAGTTGACGATATCGATCTGGAAGTACAGCAGGAAATTAATGAAGCTGCAGCAAAAACATGCAACTACAAGATCCTGGGACATCATATTGAATTTTCAGGAATCTGCAGTGAATGCCTTGAAAAAAATGGCGAACAACTGCTGAACTGA